The following coding sequences are from one Homalodisca vitripennis isolate AUS2020 chromosome 7, UT_GWSS_2.1, whole genome shotgun sequence window:
- the LOC124366501 gene encoding uncharacterized protein LOC124366501, with amino-acid sequence MLFYLKNIYVEIQYKYTIFYEGKYSYYFYIFQVESLSWEINKRMSSKEYSIEHRKKLEVFMLELAHTPTDLTAADFFSVDNSFITSVASFIMTVMMVFIQFMT; translated from the exons atgctattttatctaaaaaatatttatgtagaaattcaatataagtatacaattttttatgagggcaaatattcttattatttttatatttttcaggttGAATCACTGTCATGGGAGATAAACAAGAGGATGAGCTCTAAGGAGTACTCAATTGAACATCGTAAGAAA CTGGAAGTGTTTATGCTGGAACTGGCTCACACACCCACGGATCTCACAGCAGCTGACTTCTTCTCAGTTGACAACTCCTTCATCACTTct GTTGCCAGCTTCATCATGACGGTGATGATGGTTTTCATTCAGTTCATGACTTAG